The Elusimicrobiota bacterium genome contains a region encoding:
- a CDS encoding DUF3592 domain-containing protein translates to MILNIVIGALLLGGWAAGAHQRRLLEGKEFVQGRVVELPEGRGSKGGRIYGVKAEFKDRAGRPHTYVSNWKSSSPGYAVGDPIRLFFDPQSPDRCGVATFGMRFGLAAGLWLAGAILLAVRWGLPAGQSWFERAYPLTRGPQ, encoded by the coding sequence GTGATTCTCAACATCGTGATCGGGGCGTTGTTGTTGGGGGGATGGGCGGCGGGGGCCCATCAGCGCCGGTTGTTGGAGGGGAAAGAGTTCGTCCAGGGGCGGGTGGTGGAGTTGCCCGAAGGGCGGGGGTCCAAAGGCGGGCGGATCTACGGCGTGAAGGCCGAATTCAAAGACCGCGCGGGGCGTCCGCACACGTACGTTTCGAATTGGAAATCGTCCAGCCCCGGTTACGCCGTGGGCGATCCCATTCGGCTTTTTTTCGATCCCCAAAGCCCGGACCGGTGCGGCGTAGCGACTTTCGGAATGCGTTTCGGCCTCGCGGCGGGGTTGTGGTTGGCCGGGGCGATCCTTCTGGCGGTCCGGTGGGGGCTTCCGGCGGGGCAATCCTGGTTTGAGCGGGCTTACCCGCTGACCCGGGGGCCCCAGTGA
- a CDS encoding molybdopterin biosynthesis protein MoeY, which yields MTGRGAIDQVLERARWAPSGDNTQPWRFERVSPDSVRIVVRDTRRHCVYDLDGRPTQLSAGALLESMFLAAGAIGRRLEWKRLPSGTEERTVLEVRLGGASESPPDPLHAYLETRSVQRGLLRPRRLTSAEKSRIESAVGADHRVVWLESAVSRWRTAVLLWRVAHFRLSLPEAYDVHRDVIEWGAEVSEDRMPDRSIVSNAALRWAMRFVLKSAARVRWFNRWLGGAWSPGFLMDFLPQLACGAQVLLLAERPPSTVDDFLESGRAVQRFWLAVTREGLWHQPAYTPIQFNRYLREGRAFTADGAVEKLARRLNAAYERWLPTDPARVVWLGRVGAGSGPRFRSLRIPLERLWSSPA from the coding sequence TTGACCGGGCGCGGCGCGATCGATCAAGTGTTGGAGCGGGCCCGTTGGGCCCCCTCCGGCGACAACACCCAGCCGTGGCGTTTTGAGCGGGTTTCCCCCGATTCCGTTCGGATCGTCGTCCGCGACACGCGCCGCCATTGCGTGTACGATCTGGACGGTCGTCCGACCCAGTTGTCCGCCGGCGCGTTGCTCGAATCGATGTTTTTGGCCGCCGGCGCCATCGGTCGTCGGTTGGAATGGAAGCGACTGCCCTCCGGCACGGAGGAGCGCACGGTGTTGGAGGTCCGTTTGGGGGGGGCGTCGGAAAGCCCGCCCGACCCCCTTCACGCGTATCTGGAAACCCGGTCGGTTCAGCGCGGGCTCCTCCGCCCCCGTCGGCTGACCTCGGCGGAAAAAAGCCGGATTGAAAGCGCGGTGGGGGCGGACCACCGCGTCGTTTGGCTGGAGTCGGCGGTTTCCCGGTGGCGAACCGCCGTTCTGCTGTGGCGTGTGGCGCATTTTCGTCTGAGCCTCCCCGAAGCCTACGACGTGCACCGGGACGTCATTGAATGGGGGGCCGAGGTCAGCGAAGACCGGATGCCCGACCGATCGATCGTCTCCAACGCCGCTTTGCGGTGGGCCATGCGTTTCGTCCTTAAGAGTGCGGCGCGCGTGCGGTGGTTCAACCGTTGGCTGGGGGGGGCCTGGTCCCCGGGTTTCTTGATGGATTTCCTGCCCCAGTTGGCCTGCGGCGCCCAGGTTCTTCTCCTCGCCGAACGGCCGCCGTCGACGGTGGACGATTTCCTGGAATCGGGCCGGGCGGTTCAGCGTTTTTGGCTGGCCGTTACGCGGGAAGGGCTCTGGCACCAACCGGCTTACACGCCGATCCAATTCAATCGATACCTCCGCGAAGGCCGCGCGTTTACGGCCGACGGGGCTGTGGAGAAGCTGGCGCGCCGGTTGAACGCCGCCTACGAACGCTGGTTGCCGACCGATCCGGCCCGGGTGGTCTGGTTGGGGCGCGTGGGGGCGGGGTCGGGGCCCCGTTTCCGTTCCCTCCGAATTCCCCTCGAACGACTCTGGAGTTCCCCGGCCTGA
- a CDS encoding sensor histidine kinase, whose protein sequence is MRLWQKFIFVSLVIAWVPLGWLGFRLEREVSRSLTASSFQIQSGLADRTVDMVNGQIDAAVNLLTGMGRNLSVRSPGAVVSRTLGSALNTQPILTDLWVHDRAGRLLHALHRFKKGRPVSSSEWPRLRAAVDRDGVFLGRVQIVPPSHPRLLTCVPILSPANNIEGYLVARLNLFVLAQSLGTLAEGAGGKAYLLDPQGAPWAESNDDKPERPPRAPAPWTDPRWTQGEYKREDGSRVLGVKKPLRGLKGWVVFERPRATALAVADKVRRRVWRSLAFATGFAVLLAVFFGVFITKSLHQFMDAVQRWTTGHFGSLITIQSHDELGDLAHLLKDAQPILEKRARDSVLGRMTRFIGHDLRQLVQALRNSLAAILSHVNEPDAQAAKHFLLSYETLDWMEDFIEDILTIGRDRPLNAKKTNANHFVQRLVPKLRPPDGCRLTTLLASPAPLAWMEESEARKALLNAAKNALEAIGSQGEVVIGTETRAEGVAIWVRDNGAGFPEEKRRHLFEETTTKETGSGLGLLVIKKVMDQHGGRVDIASAEGRGTTLTLLFPAAADDESPRPPPPR, encoded by the coding sequence GTGCGGCTCTGGCAAAAATTCATCTTCGTGTCGTTGGTCATCGCCTGGGTTCCCCTGGGGTGGCTCGGCTTTCGGTTGGAACGGGAGGTGAGCCGTTCGCTCACCGCGTCCAGCTTTCAAATCCAAAGCGGCCTCGCCGATCGGACCGTGGACATGGTCAACGGCCAGATCGACGCGGCCGTCAATCTCCTAACGGGCATGGGACGAAACCTGTCCGTGCGATCCCCCGGGGCGGTGGTGAGCCGGACGCTCGGGTCCGCCCTCAACACCCAACCGATTTTAACGGACTTGTGGGTCCACGACCGGGCGGGACGGCTCCTCCACGCCCTGCACCGCTTTAAAAAAGGACGGCCGGTGTCGTCCAGCGAATGGCCGCGTCTTCGCGCCGCGGTGGACAGAGACGGGGTGTTCCTGGGGCGCGTGCAAATCGTCCCGCCCTCCCATCCCCGGTTGCTGACCTGCGTCCCGATCCTGTCCCCCGCCAATAACATTGAAGGCTATTTGGTCGCGCGTCTTAACTTGTTCGTCCTCGCGCAATCCCTGGGCACCTTGGCCGAAGGGGCGGGCGGAAAAGCCTACCTCCTGGACCCCCAGGGGGCGCCCTGGGCCGAATCCAACGACGACAAGCCCGAGCGCCCCCCCCGCGCCCCCGCGCCCTGGACCGACCCGCGGTGGACCCAGGGGGAGTACAAGCGGGAAGACGGCTCCCGGGTTCTGGGCGTCAAGAAACCGCTTCGGGGCCTCAAGGGGTGGGTGGTGTTTGAACGACCCCGGGCGACCGCCCTGGCGGTGGCGGACAAAGTGCGCCGCCGCGTTTGGCGTTCGCTGGCCTTCGCCACCGGATTCGCCGTTTTGTTGGCCGTTTTCTTCGGCGTTTTCATCACCAAGTCCCTGCACCAATTCATGGACGCGGTCCAACGGTGGACCACCGGACACTTCGGGTCCCTGATCACCATTCAATCCCACGACGAGCTGGGCGACCTGGCCCATTTGCTCAAAGACGCCCAACCCATATTGGAAAAAAGGGCCCGGGACTCGGTGCTCGGCCGCATGACGCGCTTCATCGGCCACGATTTGCGCCAGCTGGTCCAGGCCCTTCGCAACTCCCTGGCCGCGATCTTGTCCCACGTCAACGAACCCGACGCCCAGGCGGCGAAGCACTTTTTATTGAGTTACGAAACGTTGGATTGGATGGAGGATTTCATCGAGGATATTTTGACCATCGGCCGGGACCGGCCCCTGAACGCCAAAAAAACCAACGCCAATCATTTCGTTCAACGCCTGGTCCCCAAATTGCGCCCGCCCGACGGTTGCCGGCTCACCACCCTCCTGGCGTCGCCCGCCCCCCTGGCTTGGATGGAGGAAAGCGAAGCCCGCAAGGCGCTCTTAAACGCGGCCAAAAATGCCCTGGAGGCCATTGGGAGCCAGGGGGAGGTGGTCATCGGGACCGAAACGCGCGCGGAGGGGGTGGCGATCTGGGTTCGGGACAACGGGGCGGGGTTTCCGGAGGAAAAGCGCCGACACCTTTTTGAAGAAACGACGACCAAGGAAACCGGTTCGGGGCTGGGCCTGCTGGTGATCAAGAAAGTCATGGACCAACACGGCGGGCGAGTCGACATCGCGAGCGCGGAAGGCCGGGGAACGACCCTCACCCTGCTTTTCCCCGCGGCCGCGGACGACGAGAGCCCCCGGCCCCCGCCGCCCCGCTAG
- a CDS encoding PilT/PilU family type 4a pilus ATPase, whose translation MNEIKPLLAKLAASEASDLHLCAGSPPCYRLNGRIEPIEPGENPLEFRDLEQMIFHVLTEDQQARLMADHELDFSVGFSEIGRFRGNVHRQRGTWAVVFRKIPLEIPSMIELGVPDIAKTLALKESGLVLVTGPTGSGKSMTLAAMIETINRERACHVITVEDPIEFLFKNQKALIKQREIGSDTDGYTTALRHSFRQDPDVLMIGEIRDRETISMAITAASTGRLVLGTLHTMDAVSTVDRLVESFPADQQNLVRNQIAGSLEGVISQQLVRKSHGTGRVLAVEILVSTPSVRNQIRTGKTFQVISDIETGKRFGMQSMNQALQALVTTDYIKLEEAIRHTRFPDQLLQKLGVPQ comes from the coding sequence ATGAACGAAATCAAACCCCTGTTGGCCAAATTGGCCGCGAGCGAGGCGTCGGATCTCCACCTGTGCGCCGGGTCGCCCCCCTGTTACCGCCTGAACGGCCGCATCGAACCCATCGAACCGGGGGAAAACCCCCTGGAGTTTCGGGACCTGGAACAAATGATTTTCCACGTCCTCACGGAGGACCAGCAGGCGCGCCTCATGGCGGACCACGAACTGGATTTCTCCGTTGGGTTTTCCGAAATCGGACGCTTCCGGGGCAACGTCCATCGCCAGCGGGGCACCTGGGCGGTCGTTTTTCGGAAAATCCCCCTGGAAATCCCTTCCATGATCGAACTGGGGGTGCCCGACATCGCCAAAACCTTGGCGCTCAAAGAGTCGGGGTTGGTGTTGGTTACCGGGCCCACGGGCAGCGGAAAATCCATGACGCTCGCGGCCATGATCGAAACGATCAATCGCGAGCGGGCCTGCCACGTGATCACGGTGGAGGATCCCATCGAATTCCTCTTCAAAAATCAAAAAGCGCTGATCAAACAGCGGGAAATCGGGTCGGACACCGACGGATACACGACGGCCCTCCGGCATTCCTTCCGCCAGGATCCGGACGTGCTGATGATCGGAGAGATCCGGGACCGGGAAACCATTTCCATGGCCATCACGGCGGCCAGCACCGGCCGCCTGGTGTTGGGCACGCTCCACACCATGGACGCCGTGTCCACGGTGGACCGCTTGGTGGAAAGTTTTCCCGCCGACCAACAAAATCTGGTCCGCAACCAAATCGCGGGCAGCCTGGAGGGGGTGATTTCCCAGCAGCTTGTCCGGAAATCCCACGGAACGGGCCGGGTGCTCGCCGTGGAAATCCTGGTGTCGACCCCGTCGGTTCGGAATCAAATTCGAACGGGGAAAACCTTTCAGGTCATCAGCGATATCGAAACCGGCAAGCGTTTCGGCATGCAATCCATGAACCAAGCCTTGCAAGCCCTGGTGACGACCGACTACATCAAGCTGGAGGAAGCCATCCGGCACACGCGCTTCCCCGATCAACTTCTTCAGAAGCTGGGCGTCCCCCAGTAG
- a CDS encoding GNAT family N-acetyltransferase produces MVKVKVGPEHVSRLRDGLMRQLLRARLEGRSEPEKLLEIGRGEFAEELIRQIPHLTVSAHDPALRTDADVVRPFPYPAHTFDAVFAEEVLVGFDHFYHLLGEIARVLRPGGVLFLWDLKARLHEWTVPELIGLLKPPPPPPPASPLDQATLNEKLHRVEAIPDSTVGVFTFKIAKTPVERMSIHRLRHAVYVEEMGWERDNPEHPGLEMDEMDPVSVLLGAYTSDGEAVSTIRLILPLGKNLPFQKYPGGVGVAPPAPERMAELSRFTTKKDFRRRGSDGLFAPLHDAATSGESSAGVASERLLIVLGLFRLVFEVSGVLGLSHWFAHMEKRLAHSLKRLGLFFEEVGPEVVWPDCRRRLTYRGDIESMHHRCLAHSSELVELLTGRKALAPKPGGPV; encoded by the coding sequence ATGGTGAAAGTCAAAGTGGGTCCCGAGCACGTCAGCCGGTTGCGCGATGGGTTGATGCGGCAATTGTTGCGCGCCCGCCTGGAAGGGAGGTCCGAACCCGAAAAGCTGCTGGAAATCGGTCGAGGGGAATTCGCCGAAGAACTCATCCGGCAAATTCCCCACCTGACGGTTTCCGCCCACGACCCCGCCCTTCGGACCGACGCCGACGTGGTCCGCCCTTTCCCCTACCCGGCCCACACGTTCGACGCGGTGTTCGCCGAGGAAGTCCTCGTGGGGTTCGATCACTTCTACCACTTGTTGGGTGAAATCGCCCGCGTGCTGCGCCCGGGCGGTGTGTTGTTCCTTTGGGATCTGAAAGCCCGCCTGCACGAATGGACGGTCCCGGAACTGATCGGCCTGCTGAAGCCGCCGCCTCCCCCGCCGCCGGCGTCGCCTCTGGACCAAGCGACGTTAAACGAGAAGCTTCACCGGGTCGAAGCGATTCCGGATTCCACGGTGGGCGTGTTCACCTTTAAAATCGCCAAGACGCCGGTCGAACGGATGTCGATTCATCGCCTTCGCCACGCGGTCTACGTGGAAGAGATGGGTTGGGAACGGGACAACCCCGAACACCCCGGTCTGGAAATGGACGAGATGGACCCCGTGTCCGTCCTTCTCGGGGCCTACACCTCGGACGGGGAGGCGGTCTCCACCATCCGACTGATCCTGCCTCTCGGCAAAAACCTTCCCTTTCAGAAGTATCCGGGGGGCGTCGGGGTCGCCCCGCCCGCCCCCGAGCGCATGGCCGAATTGTCGCGATTCACCACGAAGAAGGATTTCCGTCGACGGGGATCCGACGGCTTGTTTGCGCCGCTTCACGACGCGGCGACTTCCGGGGAGTCCTCCGCCGGGGTGGCGTCGGAGCGGTTGCTGATCGTCCTCGGATTGTTTCGATTGGTGTTTGAAGTCAGCGGGGTGTTGGGCCTGTCCCATTGGTTCGCTCACATGGAGAAGCGGCTGGCCCACAGCCTGAAGCGGTTGGGACTCTTTTTTGAGGAAGTGGGGCCGGAGGTCGTCTGGCCGGATTGCCGTCGACGGTTGACCTACCGCGGAGACATCGAATCGATGCACCACCGCTGCCTGGCCCATTCCAGCGAATTGGTGGAACTCTTGACGGGACGAAAAGCCTTGGCCCCGAAACCCGGAGGTCCCGTTTGA
- a CDS encoding ThiF family adenylyltransferase, whose translation MTGGAGFSRDAAFSRTLGWVTAPELERLRTARVAVAGLGGVGGGHVLALARLGVGRLALADFDRFEIHNFNRQSGAFCSTVGQTKLEVLSRMARDINPEMDLRAFPDGVTETNVDAFLDGVDLYIDGLDFFQLEIRRKVFAACRARGIPAVTAAPLGFGTAMITFLPDGMSFESYFRLEGRSEPERYARFLVGLSPALLHIKYLVDPLAVDFAQRRGPSTGVACELCSAVAVAQALKLLLKRGPVRGAPWILQFDAYRQVARWSYRPGGNANPLQRLLIHLIQRRLKAKAF comes from the coding sequence TTGACGGGCGGAGCGGGGTTCTCGCGCGACGCGGCGTTTTCCCGAACCCTCGGGTGGGTGACGGCCCCCGAGTTGGAGCGGTTAAGGACCGCCCGGGTGGCCGTGGCCGGCCTGGGGGGGGTGGGGGGCGGGCACGTCCTGGCCTTGGCGCGCCTCGGCGTCGGGCGGCTCGCGCTCGCCGATTTCGACCGTTTTGAAATTCACAACTTCAACCGCCAGTCCGGCGCCTTTTGCTCCACCGTCGGCCAAACCAAGCTCGAGGTCCTCTCCCGAATGGCCCGGGACATCAATCCGGAAATGGACCTGCGGGCGTTCCCCGACGGGGTCACCGAAACCAACGTGGACGCCTTTTTGGACGGGGTGGATCTTTACATCGACGGGCTCGATTTTTTTCAATTGGAAATACGGCGAAAGGTCTTTGCGGCCTGCCGGGCCCGCGGAATCCCGGCCGTGACCGCCGCCCCCCTGGGATTTGGAACGGCGATGATCACGTTCCTGCCGGACGGGATGAGTTTTGAATCCTATTTCCGACTGGAGGGTCGTTCGGAGCCCGAGCGCTACGCCCGCTTCTTGGTGGGTCTGTCCCCGGCTCTCCTTCACATCAAATACCTCGTGGATCCGTTGGCGGTCGACTTTGCCCAACGGCGGGGCCCTTCCACCGGGGTCGCTTGCGAGCTTTGTTCCGCGGTGGCGGTCGCCCAAGCTCTGAAATTATTGCTGAAGCGCGGACCCGTCCGCGGCGCCCCCTGGATCCTCCAGTTCGACGCCTACCGCCAAGTGGCCCGCTGGTCCTACCGGCCCGGGGGAAACGCGAACCCCCTGCAACGGCTTCTCATCCATCTGATTCAACGGCGACTCAAGGCGAAGGCGTTTTGA
- a CDS encoding outer membrane lipoprotein-sorting protein, producing MRRLAFAVTVFYGIALYAGPAPDGRSIVKKVIDRDDGKDSIAQIDMLLTDRTGYTEARAMTAAAKDYGTLSKSLIRFTDPANIAGTSFLSWQVKDKSDEQFLFLPELGRDRRIVSGQKDKSFANTDYTYEDMEERKLDDDAHRLLREEKVGAYDCWVVESTPRKPSSSKYKRWIVWIPKGIFVPLRIDYHDGVPRIATKVLTVRTLEKIDGFWTATESEMKDLKRNHATRMRVRSITYNSGLPDRMFTREALGQPQ from the coding sequence ATGCGCCGACTCGCCTTTGCCGTGACGGTTTTCTACGGAATCGCTCTATACGCCGGCCCCGCCCCGGACGGCCGGTCCATCGTAAAAAAAGTGATCGACCGTGACGATGGGAAGGATTCCATTGCGCAGATCGACATGCTGCTCACCGACCGCACGGGATACACGGAGGCCCGCGCCATGACGGCGGCGGCGAAGGATTACGGAACGCTGTCCAAATCCCTGATTCGGTTCACCGACCCGGCGAACATCGCGGGGACCTCCTTTCTCTCCTGGCAGGTCAAGGACAAAAGCGATGAACAGTTCCTGTTTTTGCCCGAATTGGGTCGCGACCGCCGTATTGTCTCCGGCCAGAAAGACAAAAGCTTCGCCAACACGGACTACACCTACGAGGACATGGAAGAGCGCAAGCTGGACGACGACGCCCACCGACTCCTTCGAGAAGAGAAGGTGGGAGCCTACGACTGCTGGGTTGTGGAAAGCACCCCGCGCAAACCGTCCTCGTCCAAATACAAACGTTGGATCGTTTGGATTCCCAAAGGGATTTTTGTTCCCCTGCGAATTGACTACCACGACGGGGTTCCGCGCATCGCCACGAAAGTCCTGACCGTCCGGACCTTGGAAAAAATAGACGGTTTCTGGACCGCCACCGAAAGCGAAATGAAGGACCTCAAGCGCAACCACGCCACCCGCATGCGGGTCCGCTCCATCACTTACAATTCGGGATTGCCGGACCGAATGTTCACGCGCGAAGCCCTGGGCCAACCCCAATGA
- a CDS encoding glycosyl transferase family 1 — protein sequence MSHIARPLALIRGLDRSRYRPLIACAPWHAKWVRAEGLDPLPLDCRSSEEFLRALETGRPVFDLDTLRRYVQNDLRLLGRHRPDLVIGDFRLSLSVSARRARVPYAALANAHWSPAGGPRPWIRPVLSGWNWLPSAVLDVVGRAAWPLVERLHAAPLNRLRRENGMAPLKPDLRWIYTEADHVLYADPPALYPDLRCPDRHRFLGAVLWSPEKNPAPGPRPGREGERVYVALGSSGSPGSLDPLLRALEEWPCTAVVSTAGGPAPSGFPRAQFAPYWDGGEQSAGARLVVCNGGAGAVHQALAVGVPVLAVCRNLDQLLCMRAVEAAGAGRVLREDRLTVQRIKAALREIWENPKMRAAAGRQSAGISVRETDARFGAFLEEIFR from the coding sequence TTGAGCCACATCGCGCGGCCCCTGGCCTTGATCCGCGGCCTGGACCGTTCCCGATACCGACCCCTCATCGCCTGCGCTCCCTGGCACGCGAAATGGGTCCGGGCCGAGGGCCTGGACCCGTTGCCGCTCGACTGCCGCTCGAGCGAGGAATTCCTGCGGGCCCTGGAGACCGGACGGCCGGTCTTCGACCTGGACACCCTTCGGCGGTACGTGCAAAACGACCTCCGCCTCCTGGGCCGCCACCGGCCGGACCTCGTGATCGGCGATTTCCGACTTTCGCTCTCCGTGAGCGCGCGCCGCGCTCGCGTGCCCTACGCCGCGCTCGCCAACGCCCACTGGAGCCCCGCCGGCGGGCCGCGGCCTTGGATTCGACCGGTGTTGTCGGGCTGGAATTGGCTGCCGTCCGCCGTGCTCGACGTCGTCGGCCGGGCGGCGTGGCCTCTCGTTGAGCGGCTTCACGCCGCCCCGCTGAACCGGCTTCGGCGGGAAAACGGGATGGCCCCGCTGAAGCCCGATTTGAGGTGGATTTATACGGAGGCGGACCACGTCCTCTACGCCGATCCGCCCGCCCTTTACCCCGATCTTCGGTGCCCGGACCGCCACCGGTTCCTGGGCGCGGTGCTGTGGTCTCCCGAGAAGAATCCGGCCCCGGGCCCCCGTCCGGGCCGGGAGGGCGAGCGCGTCTACGTCGCTCTCGGGAGCTCGGGCAGCCCGGGTTCGTTGGACCCTTTGCTGCGGGCGCTCGAGGAATGGCCCTGCACGGCCGTCGTCTCCACCGCGGGGGGGCCGGCCCCCTCCGGTTTTCCTCGGGCGCAATTCGCTCCCTATTGGGACGGGGGGGAACAATCCGCCGGCGCGCGTTTGGTCGTTTGCAACGGCGGCGCCGGAGCGGTTCATCAGGCGCTGGCGGTGGGCGTCCCGGTCCTCGCGGTGTGCCGGAATCTGGATCAACTGTTGTGCATGCGCGCGGTGGAAGCGGCGGGAGCGGGGCGGGTCCTTCGGGAAGATCGATTGACGGTTCAACGGATCAAGGCCGCTCTGCGCGAAATTTGGGAAAACCCGAAAATGCGGGCCGCGGCGGGGCGCCAGTCCGCCGGAATCTCCGTTCGAGAAACCGACGCGCGGTTCGGCGCGTTCCTGGAAGAGATTTTTCGTTAA
- a CDS encoding response regulator transcription factor, with product MTDHSTRYRVVLADDHPLLRESIATFIEDHAADRLQVVAQAADGLGALEAVQKHEPHLVLLDLSMPRLGGLEAIGRLRALGKPLLILVLSSYDDQAHILDAIRAGADDYLFKKYATAEVVVGNILRALGERPLSRVGTFQKLIQSVRDAGLTVVEGAEGVLTGLDLEILKKVAFDGASNAEIVADLARNGAPLSEEAVAKKLAQVIEKLGARTAAHAVCLAIKNNQLSADDARRAG from the coding sequence ATGACCGATCATTCGACGCGCTACCGTGTGGTTTTGGCGGACGATCATCCGTTGCTGCGGGAATCCATCGCTACTTTTATCGAGGACCACGCGGCCGATCGATTGCAGGTGGTCGCCCAGGCGGCCGATGGGTTGGGAGCCCTCGAGGCCGTTCAAAAGCACGAACCGCACCTGGTCCTCCTGGATCTCTCCATGCCGCGTTTGGGCGGGCTGGAGGCCATCGGACGGTTGCGGGCCCTGGGCAAACCCCTGTTGATCCTGGTGCTCTCCAGTTACGACGATCAGGCCCACATCCTCGACGCCATTCGGGCGGGGGCCGACGATTACCTCTTCAAAAAATACGCAACGGCGGAAGTCGTCGTGGGAAACATCCTCCGAGCGTTGGGCGAACGGCCCTTGTCCCGGGTGGGGACCTTCCAGAAATTGATCCAGTCGGTGCGGGACGCCGGATTGACGGTGGTGGAGGGCGCCGAGGGGGTGCTGACCGGGCTGGATCTTGAAATTTTGAAAAAGGTGGCCTTCGACGGGGCCTCCAACGCGGAAATCGTCGCGGACTTGGCCCGAAACGGCGCCCCGCTATCGGAAGAAGCCGTCGCCAAGAAACTGGCGCAGGTGATCGAAAAGCTGGGGGCCCGAACGGCCGCCCACGCCGTCTGTTTGGCGATCAAAAACAATCAGCTGAGCGCCGACGACGCCCGACGGGCGGGCTAG
- a CDS encoding OmpA family protein: MIRHRALFLFMLMASVRGPASAAPAAGAARAGGRSVAADPSSPGPVDNAVKTDELTKNRESLLSKMDNFYSGLRVDRRGGGASLALYSESLFANDGEALTDRARTLLALCRDYALTFPDAAVGVTIVRPARSTEKDRKRSLQAFRLGAEVFLPLSLPPASFYLRFASGTAEGFEGFRLAIQPVKPPLRKSETEGPTVHVHTAPGPVSPDGETRVSVSLFLFEPLRIRRWSVRLVEMKSGRLMRTFSGTRELAATLDWDGLGAHGNPARPGTYRAFLTAFPWTGGALTDSEGFVLLGPKSAGRGKPAPRDEAPEPPPNRQWAQELHFRRNSSDLAGAAQLEVRQLANNLRAFPEQLALIEGMAEERENNAESLAAARAQRIKYVLVRDYGIDPGRVKTVARSPRDSDRGGSAQKAVVSFLEPE, from the coding sequence GTGATCCGACACCGCGCGCTGTTCTTGTTCATGCTGATGGCCTCCGTCCGGGGGCCCGCGTCGGCCGCCCCCGCCGCCGGGGCGGCCCGCGCCGGAGGACGGTCCGTCGCGGCGGACCCCTCTTCGCCCGGGCCCGTCGACAACGCCGTCAAAACCGACGAACTGACCAAGAACCGGGAATCCCTCCTTTCGAAAATGGACAATTTCTATTCCGGACTCCGCGTGGATCGTCGGGGCGGGGGCGCGTCGCTGGCGCTGTATTCGGAATCGCTGTTCGCCAACGACGGGGAAGCCTTGACCGATCGCGCCCGGACCCTCCTGGCCCTTTGCCGGGACTACGCCCTCACGTTTCCGGACGCGGCCGTGGGGGTGACCATCGTCCGCCCGGCCCGCTCCACCGAAAAGGATCGAAAGCGCTCCTTGCAGGCCTTCCGTCTTGGGGCCGAGGTGTTTCTCCCCCTCTCCCTGCCGCCGGCTTCCTTTTACCTTCGGTTCGCCAGCGGGACCGCCGAGGGTTTTGAAGGATTTCGGCTGGCCATACAACCCGTCAAACCGCCGTTGCGGAAAAGTGAAACGGAGGGCCCCACCGTGCACGTTCACACGGCCCCGGGGCCCGTGTCTCCCGACGGAGAGACCCGGGTTTCGGTTTCCCTTTTTCTCTTTGAACCCCTGCGCATCCGACGCTGGTCGGTCCGTTTGGTGGAAATGAAATCCGGGCGATTGATGCGGACCTTTTCCGGCACCCGTGAACTGGCGGCGACTTTGGACTGGGACGGGCTCGGCGCCCACGGGAATCCCGCCCGCCCGGGGACTTACCGGGCCTTCTTGACGGCTTTTCCCTGGACCGGGGGCGCGCTCACCGACAGCGAAGGATTCGTCCTCCTCGGGCCCAAAAGCGCCGGCCGGGGAAAACCCGCCCCCCGGGACGAAGCCCCGGAACCGCCGCCCAACCGGCAATGGGCGCAGGAATTGCATTTCCGACGAAACTCCAGCGATTTGGCCGGGGCCGCTCAGCTGGAAGTGCGGCAGCTGGCCAACAACCTCCGCGCCTTTCCCGAACAATTGGCTTTGATCGAAGGGATGGCCGAGGAGCGGGAAAACAACGCCGAGTCCTTGGCCGCCGCCCGGGCGCAACGGATCAAATACGTTCTGGTGCGGGATTACGGGATCGACCCCGGACGCGTTAAAACCGTCGCCCGCAGCCCTCGGGATTCCGACCGAGGGGGATCCGCGCAAAAAGCGGTGGTTTCCTTCCTCGAGCCCGAATAA